The window GGATTTAAACATAACAAACAATAACACTCATGTACTCCTTCTGCTATATGCTATCTCTCATGCACGGCCAATTTAGCTCTGGACAAGAGGGATAATTACATATCTGGTTGTCTGAAGGACATGAGGCCTCTCGTGGTCAGTGTTTGTTATAAATGTTCATGTCACATTTCAAATTAATTTGGGAGTGCTCTGCCTCAGTAGCATGCTATATGGTGAAAAAAAGGTTGTCCCCTGTTATTGTCCATCCAAAGGTCAGCTGTCTAGAACAAGGAATATCGCTACTTCTCTTTTTGTGTTTGGATGTGGAATTCCATCTTCGCTGGTTCACAACCACACCACTTTAGTACTAATTCTGTCTCCTGCTTTAAACTTTGAAGCACAACGATAAGAATCTTCTCCAAGTATACACTACCACAGTGGGATGTCATTCGATACAGTAGTACCTTGCGATTGAATTAGGAGATGCCCTTCAATGTCATGCCAAACCCGTGGATCAAAAGGAAGTCTCTTCAGAGGAAAACTTGTCCTTTTTTTGTGTGAGAAAGTTCagaattaattttaaaaaaatcacaTCAGGAAATGTCAAAGGATAGACTTCAAGGCTCAGGAAAGGCAAACCGTTTCTAGTGCTGCATCCTTCAGCGAGGACAAGCCTGTGTTCATAATTCCTTTTTTTCATCAAAGTGCGTGTTCAATCTCAGCATTTTCAGTCGGCTGTGTACCCATTTTAACGGGGAATACACCGCCcttaatgctctctctctccccccattggTCTAGTACAAGTCATTTAATCtggattttaattttttttatatttcagCAATCAAAGTGCGATGGGGCTGTGTTCATTCGCCATTGCTACAGTCAGTGAAATTAttattttagaaaatgtattttcatgacctggtttgtttttgtctttttggTTGCGAGGGGGTAAGATTAGGTATGACTTTTGTTTTTTGATGTGACAAAGCCATTCAAAAATAGTTTACATTATTAATGACACATTAAATATGAAAAGTACATATCTTGGGCCACATGCAGCAGAGTGCCTAAGAAAAATACATAATTTCAAGATCATAAATATTAATTACAGAGCATTTACAGGATAATTGTGTGCTTTACACTGACATCTCCAATTGATATTCTGTTTTATCTCCATTTTGATATTTTAGGTGGTTACAAAGCTTTGAAAATAGTGAGAACATTTCATTCAACACTTTTCCTTCCCGCACAGCATATCTTAACCTTGTTTTCACTTGGATGCTCATTCATAATGCTTCTTTGTCATTCAATACGTACTGTATATGTTAAGAACCAATAATGTTGTACTAGGGAAATGCATCTTAACTAGAGTACATGGGCAACGATATGATACAGGAATGATGCATTTTAGTTTGAAATGATTCAGTGCGATTCAGTTTGATGAGAGGAACGAATCGATTCGATTCCATTCCATTCGATGCGATACGATTTGATGCACAaacatttgttgcataaacacATTCATTGTCCATTCGAAATTaaaatctgctgctgatggagATGATGAGCTGTGTCTCCGTGAGCTGGCTCTGTCTGGGATGacttatctttctctctgtgtgtttcaaaatccaatcaaattttatttgtgacatgtgccaaatacaacaggagtagaccttaccgtgaaatgctcaattacaagcccttaagtggcaatgcagttttaagaaaatgacagtaaagaaaatatttactaaataaactaaagtttaaaaaagtaacacaataaaataacaataacgaggctatatacagggtagggttaaagtgactaggcatagataatgaacagcgTAAGCTGTGCAACACTGCTCCCTATCCagcctgacagagattgagagcatctgcagagaagaataggagaaactccccaaatacaggtgtgccaagcttgtagcggcatacccaagaagacttctCTCCCGATTCCTCAGAGCCCGAGCTGGAGGATATACCGCTCCCTCTGGAACAGGCCCCGATCccagtgatctgcgtgaagaggaggcggagaaagagaggctggagagcgggctgccttctgagaagtcagaggcgatcgaataaacccccacttccctcaattctgctagcaaacatgcaatcttagGACAATAAAATGGGCGAGTTACTGGGAAGATTAAaataccaacgggacattaaaaatgttaacatcttatgcttcacagagtcgtggctgaacgacgacaatatcaacatacagctggctacagctggttatacgatgtaccggcaggatagaacagcggcgacTGGCAAGACAAGGGGTGGCAGTCTATTTATTtacgtatgtacataccccaaccagaaaccttggattacaggcagcatccacactgagctaaaggctagagctgctgctttcaaggagcgtgactctaacctggaagcttataaaaaatccctctatgccctccgacgaaccatcaaacaggcaaagcgtcaatacgggACTAAGATTGAGTCGtattacaccggctctgacgctcgtcggatgtggcagggactGCATACCATtactgactacaaagggaaagcacaaccgagagctgcccagtgacacgagcctaccggacgagctaaactacttctatgcacGCTTCAagacaaataacactgaaacatgcacgagagcaccagctgtaccataagactgtgtgatcacgctccccgacgccgatgtgagtaagaccttcagacaggtcaacattcacaaggccgcagggccagacggattaccaggacgtgtactgcgagcatgcgctgaccaactagcaagtgtcgtCACTGACATTTGCAATCTGTCCCtgtcagagtctgtaataccaacatgttttaagcagaccaccatagtgcctgtgcccaagaacactatggtaacctgcctaaatgactaccgacccgtagcactcacgtctgtagataaaaggatcacctatgtgagaatgctattcattgactacagcttggcattccaacaccatagtgccctcaaagcttatcaataagctaaggatcctgagactaaacacctccctctgcaactggatcctggacatcatgacgggccgccccccaggtggtaagggtaggtaacaacacatctgccacactgatcatcaacgcaggggcccctcaggggtacgtgctcagtcccctcctgtactccctgttcactcatgactgcatggccaggcacgactccaacaccatcattaaatttgcccatgacacaacagtggtaggcttgatcaccgacaacaacgagacagcctatagggaggaggtcagagacctggccgtgtggtgccaaaacaacaacctctccctcaacgtgatcaagacaaaggagatgattgtggactacaggaaaaagaggaccgagcacgcccgcattgtcatcgacagggctgcagtggaccaggttgagagcttcaagttccttggtgtccacatcaccaacaaactaacatggtccatgcacaccatgacagtcgtgaagcgggcacgataaaacctattctcactgaggagactgaaaagatttggcatgggtcctcagatcctcaaattgttcttcagctgcaccatcaatagcatcctgactggttgcatcactgtctggtatggcaactgctctgcctctgaccgaaaggcactacagaaggtactACAGaagctctacctacatgtacatactatctcaCTTAACcggcacatcgactctgtaccgacACACCccggtatatatttttatttttttactgctgctctttaattacttgttatttttatctcttattcttatccctattttttttaaactgcactgttggttaggggctcgtacgtgagcatttcacgataaggtctacctacacctgttgtattcggcgcatgtgaccaataacatttgattggatttgactcgaggctgtaatcgctgcccaagtagtaaagggtctgaatacttatgtaaatgtgatatttcaatgcATGTTTGCTTTTTGTCCCCCCACTTTTGATCTGAAAACTCCATCACCCACACATTTTTGTAGATTATAAGTGTTTGAGCTAGTAACGTATCAATAATTCTCTTTAGAGAATTGCTATGATATATAGCACTTTGGACTTCCACCTTGTTAAAATCAAATGATTGTGATTGTTTGGACGTTTTTTACATTCCTCTGCCCCGGCGTTGCTgacgcatgccagatcttacaacgccgggataggtattttacatatcagctaaccacatgaTATGTTTTAGCAATCTGTCAGTCAATAACACTGTCGATGACGTcgcacgcaaccattggttgatgcatgcaaggTCTGAGCTGGGGAACGCAACCAGATAGAGCTATTCTTCTTTTCTCGCTTCGGCCACGCAGTGCTGCTCGCAAAAGTGATTGCTGTCCTCGTTATGAAATGATCAACTTTGCCATGTACATCTATAATTACCATATACTCTGATTGCGAAAAGCAAAACTCCCAAAACCATGgctgatggtgaacctgaacaatGCACTCTTAACTTACATTTGATCTGATGCATATTGGTGAATCGTTACATCCCTATTTTTACGTCTGTCTCCAGATTCTTGTGACATGCCTGTTCGCTGCTGACTACGGACGCTTTGGGGTAAGCCTTCTAATAACAGTTCCTTGTCGAGGTAGAGAGGCTCAGGTCTAGCTAGAGTCAACGAAGGTACAAATTGCCTGGTGCTTGAGGGTTGAAGCAGGGTACAGCAGTGGGGGCATCCAACACTACCACTCTTAGAAGCCATATCTATGTTGCCTGCTTGGTTTAGCCCTCAGGCTACTGTATACCTGGAGGATCCAGGTGCCATGCTTTGCCTGCAAGGCAAGAAATGTGGTCTGTCTGTTAAGACGATCCTGGCAATGAAGAAAGACTGAAAATGTAGTTGATGACTTTCCATATAGAATTTGACCAGGAGAATACAATGTTATGACTTTCCATCTTACATCAACTGAAGGCACAGCTAACCTACTTGATGACATTTTGgaaatttagcagactcttagaGTGCATAGACTTGAATACCTTTCctctgtgggaatcaaacccacaaccctggctttgtgagcaccatgctctaccaactgagccacacaggaggTTAGGTTTGCTTTGTTTGACAGCTTATTCAAGTATGACATTGCCTAAggtgcaacaaacaaacaccaataATCAAGGTTTAGTTGGCAGAGAGACTGCAGGCAGCAAAACTGTTAAGCCACACATACCGAAACAAGAAGACAATTCAAGCGAGTATAAATGATAGGCAACACACAGTAAGTTTGAATACACATTCTAGAGGAAAATCACATCTGAAATGATATTGGTTTGGATTTTCATTTGGGATTTAGAGGGAATCCTCATATGTCTATTACACAGCAATGGGAAATCAATGAGGCATTTTGCTGTGAACTGTTAATGAACTTACTCTTCAGAGAATTAATACACAGCATGATTTTAATTAGGGTGAATTAATTAATTTATGTAATGCCTTCATACGTCACAGTGGCCTAGGGGAGAGggccagcccagcccagtgatGCAAGCTTTGTGCAGGGAGGAAGTAGTTCATGTTTTCTCATGCCAAAATCTGTTATGATGGACGTTGGACTCAGTCAGTTGTGCATCACTGCTCATTTCTGCTTCAGTCCCATTTCAACAGAAGCCTGTCACTTTCCCAGCGGACAATGCAGTGAGTTGCTTTGGAAGGTTCTCCCCCACTTTGCGGTGGCAACATTAATACTGTCAAAGCAGAGGAGGATGCAAAGAATCCAAATTTGCGAGATGGATGCCGGGCCCATTTGAATAATGTGAGCCTTGGAGAACACAGATTTCCTTACCAGACCGTTTGAAGTGTGTGCGGCAAAGAGACGACTCCTGACAGTGTCAAATTAAACCTCTGTCTCTGAAAGTGGGGAGGGGTAGAAGCAACAGAAACACTGTGAGTTCTAATCTTGCAGTGCACAGAGCCAAATCACATCACAACCGGTTGTTGCAATATCAATCACACAGAAAGGTTTCATTTTACACCCCTGGGAGAACATCAGATGTCATACGACGAAATTGGATTTACATCTGGGAACAGTGTTTTCTTCTCCACACAGTACGATTATGTCATGTATGATATAATACAAGCCAATCATCTGCATAAGCAATGTGAGCAAAGGGAGGAGCATTAAGCAACAAAATACAATCAGTCCTAGTGGAAGCACTATACTGTATCATGGGTGCAGACACGGTGGTGACAGGGACCTTTGAAACATAGCCATATTCCCACAGATCTTAATTGGTAGTGTGCCTGTTTCGCTCACACTCTTTCATAATATCTCCATCTATTTTCTGCCACCTTCTCACTTAAAAGCATTCATTCTTTTTCCTTTTAGTTTTTTCTCAGCACCAAATTACCCTGGGGGACTATGAAATTTGCATCTTGAAATATTCATGGGGGTTTTAGGAGCTGGGTTGTACCATGCACTTCCTCATAGTAGAACAGGTATCAACGCAGCATGTGTGGTAAATGTTTCATGATCACAGCCCGGCGTATTCCCAGCTCAGAACGTCTCCCACATTAAAGGCTGCCTGCCTGGCACATCACATCAGTCTCCTTCACTCAAGGTCTGCTAGGTTGATCCCGCTATCAGAATGTGTTTGTTCTCAATCATCCTTCTATTTATCTTCTTTGAATGCTATGTCAAACGCAGCAGTCTCACGTTGTTTAATGGATGTAGAAGTTTGACAGCGAGTCACCAAAATAACGTATGGAGTGGAGGAAAGAACTAGTTTGAAAGGTGCACTTTTGTCTTGGAAAGGGATTTCATGTACTGATATACATATAATTGTATATTTTCTAGGGAATATTTTCTTTCCTCTCATACCTTCAGCTGTTACAGAAGACGGCTTTCAAGGTCATTATAATAACATTATATCACCGTTAGATAATTTTGGTGCAGTGGTTAATCATGTACATTGAGAGAGTTGGACAAAGATTTTACTCACAATAGGTAACACTTGAATTGGTTAGGGCCTCCATGTAGTTCAATAATGTATTTAGGATATTGTGTGTCCAAAGaatgactgtacaaaacattaggaacatctgctctttccatgacatcgactgaccaggtgaatccagttgaaagctatgatcccttattgatgtcacttgttaaatccacttcaatcaatgtagatgatgGGTAGGATTCAgcttaaaaaatgatttttaaaccttgagacaattgagacatggattgtgtatgtgtggaattcagaggatgaatgggcaagacaaaaatatttaagtgcctttgaacagggtatggtagtaggtgccaggtggtTGTGTCAAGAcgtgcaacactgctgggtttttcacgctcaacagttcaccatgtgtatcaagaatggtccaccacccaaaggacatccagccaacatgacacaactaTGGAAAGCATTgatgtcaacatgggccaacatctcTGTTGAACGTTTTCGACAtcttatagagtccatgccctgtcGAATTGAGGCTGCTCTTATGGCAAaagagggggtgcaactcaatattcggaaggtgctcctaatgtttggTAAACTCAGTGTATTTCCTAATTCAATTTCTGCAGATTACATTGGCAGTCTCTGCTTTAATGGCTTTGGTTTCAATTAGTTATTATAATAATAAACAAAACTCTTACGCTGATAGTAGGCTACTAAACATTGCGGCTGATGGTTTGACAGCCAACAGATCATTTGGAGAGAGTATGTGTTATTAGCTAGAGAAACCACCCTAGAGATGAGTTCTCAGACCGACATGATTGACAGCCAGACCTCATGGTAAGGTAAAGTGTTGCAACGATCTTAAAAAACTGAAACAGACACATTTTTTTCAGTCAGACTCTACCCAGAGGCCATCATGCAGGACGCTGGCATGCTGTGTTACCCCGAGACTCTGGGGGAGGAATTGATATTCTCTGCAGCGACTGAGAGGAGTCTTTCATAGGACCCTGGTTCACTCCTCCCTTTGCTCCCAGCATGCCACGGTTTTAATAAGGGCACCGGCTGTTTGTTCACACCTCTCTGTTCAATATGCATGACCAGACCTTTtttaccccaaccccagccaaaccctgagCTTTCTGATACTTCAAACAACCACTACGAACAGCAGTGAATGGCAAAGGGCCACCTATCGCTTGTCAGTCAAgaaactgtctctctctgtgtgtggatgcCATGTTGCCATGTTTGACACATCTTTGGCAACAAAGAGCTATAGCGTTCAACCTCTTCTGATCTGATGTGTTTGAAACGTCACTAGGCAACGCGTGCCAAGCAACAACCTCAAGACCTCCTGTTCAGGGCCGTAGGCACCGACAGCTGTGGATAATAGTGATTAGAGTGTTTTTATCTCGTGGTAATGGGACTCCATCATCACAGTATGCAGAAGACTCTTACAATTAGGCAGCTCAGTCGATCCAATGTTGCTCCGTCTAAAATACATATCTGACATTTGTAAGTTGTTGCCTTTAATCTCATTTTAAGAATGTTATTTGTTTCTCCCTCAAGGCGTGTTCTGTAAGGCAAAgaccactgggcacacactagttgaatcaatgttatttccacatcattttcggtgaaccaacatggaatagacattgaattgacgtttgtgcccagtgggaagtgttTGTAACAAACACAAGGGATTACATTTATCCTTGCATATCAGAAGCAAGAGAAATCTAGATTTTCACTTTCATTTAGCCATCTTTGAAGATGAATTCTCttgagaaaaaaataataataatgaaggaGGAAGGGGACGCTTAATGGAGATTAAATGAATCACCGGTATGCTGTTGAGAAACCTGGACCCTGAACAGATGGACAATTAATGGTATTGAAAGGCAAGGAAGGGAAGTGGATGTGGCACAGgagcctccatctctctctccctggtggaAGAGGAGAGTTGTGTCCTAGGGGAGATCTAGATGCATGGCTTCTGCAAAGGGGCTGATAAGGGTAACTGTTGGTCCATTTGTACATGTAGTCTGAACGTGCAACTCAGTGAAGTGGTCCCCACAGAATATCTTCCATGTAGACACTATGAGCTTGTATGAGTCTGGCAATGAGTAAAAAGTCAAAGGCAGCAACTGTGAAATAAAAACACCAAATTTCCTACAGTGAATACATGTCTTATCTTCTCACATGTGTTGTTTACTGTTATGGTCCTTTCAGTAGGCTAATTACTTTTCTGATTTTCTAAAGTACATGGCATCCTGGCACTGATTAAGGTGCCCATGCAGTGGCAGAGTAATCAGGTAATGCTGATTGTTATTAGACTTCAATGACGCTATAATTAAACATTTACACAGTATTGTCGGTGTGATTGACATTCATTATAGGCAAGATCCATCAACAGGTTTTTGGACATATAGGTTTTCTACTAATTTAATGTAAGCTAAAAGTATTAACTCACAATAGAGTAATTCCAATTTGGGGCAGCGGGTCCGTTCCGTGCGTTGTTTTTACACAATAATCTGCAACTCGTTGAACTTCACATTTCGCAGCTGCATTCTCGCGCAGGGAAATCTGAGAGCGCACTTCCAAAATCACGGCTCCCTCTACAGGTAGTAAGGTGTACATTTTCACTGACTGCTAGAAAACAATATCACACTGTAATACAGTAAGTAGAACGGAGACATCAGACGCAGCAAGATACATACATGTTCAACCGCAATTGTTGTGTGATGCAGTATATATGCCGGAGTGGAGAAAGCGAGCGCAAAGCAGTTGATTAGGCTGCAAGGATTTTCCAGCCTGGACGTTTGTCTATTTTTgggaatgtattttttttttattgacaatGTTATGTCTCTTTCTTTGAATACTTGGTTGGCAGTGACGACAACTTTCCATTTTTAACTAGCCTACTTAATCTAACGTTCGTTGGATTGGGAAAGAAGACAAACTGCGAATAGGGGAAAATACATCATTTTAGAATGGAAAACGACTAAACCTTGGATTGGGACAGTACATCATCGCGACAGCTCGCAATGTTAAATGCGGAAATGCGCTATTTTCTTTGGTTTGTGGATATTTCAGCTCAATCGAGGAGAATAAAAAGCCTTTGGGTGTCTGTGATTGGACCGGACACGGACTGGGGCTGACTGATGTTTTTCCAggaggaaatgttttttggggagaGATGAATACGAGTTTGCTGCTGCTCGCAGCAGGAGAGATGCCAGTCACTCCATGCGCCACACTCCAGTGAGAATTGACAACGTGCCGGCAAAAACGGAAAAGATTCATGGATAATTCTATGTTTAATTTTTCTAAAATATTTATGTAAAATTGTTGTTTGATTGTACTCTTATTTTATGGGTTAGAACAGTTGTCCACACCAACACAACTTTATCTGTCTGCTGCGTTTTCAAACCTTTCCAAGTGGAGATGGACATTGTGCGTTTGTGTACGGTATTGGACTGGAGTAGCCTATACAGTAGGCAGAACATTAGTGCTGTCAAGCTCTGGCCTCCTGGCAATTATTCACGCTGACTGGTATTGTAGAATGCATGCTATTTTATTGTGAAATAATATAGTCTGTCGTTTTTTTTTTAGGGGATGTGAGATTGAACTGTCAGAAAACACATCtcatatatatatgaatatgtcTCCAAAATACATGTCTGAAGTTTTTGAAAAATACTTACATTTGCCCTTCAGCTTTAAAAAAGAGATGATAAtataaacaacacaacaacaaaatgtcTTGGACCATGGCAAAAAAGTGGATAGGGTGCTATATATTTTTACTGGCACTCTTGGCAGTGGGAATGGCCTTTTCGGGTGTATTCAATGCGTccgaaaaatacatttttacggATGATTTGGTGCCGCTCAAACTCACCCAGGGTAAAGCATCAGAGCATCGAAAACTTCAATCTACCGATTCTCATCCCAACCTGTATTTCAACCAAGTTGATGTACAGCTTATGAGGCAAAGATCGTCCAGCACACACAGCCACATTTTCAAAGTAATCAGAGCAGCGGTCCTGACCATGCTGTCCAATGTGCCCCTTTACATGCCCCCTGCAAAACATGAGGAGTTTACTAGCAAGTGGAATGAGATTTACGGGAACAACCTACCCCCCCTTGCTCTGTATTGCCTGCTGTGCCCAGAGGATTCAGGTGCCCTGCAGTTTCTCATGAAGTTTATGGATAGAATGGCTAATTACCCGGACTGGAAGGTGACCAGTGCTCCCAATGATGAGGTGCCCTTGGCACACTCACTGACTGGGTTTGCCACCGCATATGACTTTATTTACTCGTTCCTGGACGAGCACCGACGGGATGTTTACCTCAAGAGAATTCgctctgagacagaggagctgtaTGAAACTTCTAAGTATAGGGGTTGGGGGAAACAGTATCTCCAAAATCATCAAACCACTAATATATTAGCCATCTTGACTGGGGCTATTGTGGTCGGCGCCCATGATGACCCAGAAACGATGGTTTGGAAACAGGTGTCAGTCAATTATATGGAGAAGACCATGTTTCTCCTAAACCACGTTGTAGACGGGTCACTGGATGAGGGCGTGGCATACGGGAGCTATACAGCCAAGTCGATCACTCAGTATGTTTTCTTAGCGCAACGTCATTTCAACATTGACAACACACAGAACAACTGGCTGCGGGAACACTTCTGGTTCTACTATGCCACTCTTCTGCCCGGCTTTCAGAGGACTGTGGGCATAGCCGACTCCAACTACAACTGGTTCTACGGCCCAGAGAGCCAGCTGGTGTTCCTAGACACATTTGTTATAAGAAACGGCACTGGGAACTGGCTAGCCCAGCAGATTAGAAAGCACAGGCCCAAAGACGGTCCCATGGGTCAGTCCTCTGCCCAGCGCTGGACTACCCTACACACTGAGTACATCTGGTACAATGCCCATATCACTGCACAACCTCCCCATGGCTTTGGCAAAGCCAGGATGCATATTTTCTCCAACTGGGGTGTGGTGACGTACGGAGCCGGGCTGCCCAACGGTCAGGGAAACACATTTGTCTCCTTTAAATCCGGGAAGCTGGGTGGCCGTGCCGTGTATGACATCGTTCATGCAAAGCCCTATTCATGGCTGGACGGCTGGAATAGCTTCAACCCAGGCCACGAGCACCCGGACCAAAACTCCTTCACTTTTGCCCCTAACGGACAGGTATTTGTGTCTGAAGCACTTTACGGGCCTAAGTACAGTTATCTGAACAATGTGCTGGTGTTCGGCCCCTCTCCCAGCAGCCAGTGTAACGCTCCATGGGAGGGCCAGCTGGGGGAGTGTGCTAAATGGCTGCGCTGGACAGATGAAGGGGTAGGGGATGCTGCTGGGGAGCTGATCGCTGCCTCCTCCCATAGAGACACTATGTTTGTAAGCGGGGAGGCAGCCCCAGCTTACTCTCCTGCCATGCGGCTGAGGAGTGTCTATAGGGCCCTTGTGCTGCTCAACTCCCAGACCTTGCTAGTACTGGACCATGTTGAGAAGCTGGACGATTCGCCCATCACCTCGCAGAGTGCGTTCTTCCACAACCTCGACATTGACTTCAAATATGTCCCCTATAAATTCATGGACAAGTACAATGGGGCGTTGATGGATGTGTGGGATGCTCATTATAAAATGTTCTGGTTTGACAGTCAGGGTCTCAGCCCAGATACTAGGATACAGGAGGCCGAGCAGGCTGCGGAGTTCAAAAAGAGGTGGACACAGTATGTTAACGTCACTTTCCCCATGAGGGGCACAGTTAGCCGAGTGGCCTATGTGATGCATGGACCTTATGTCAAAGTGTCCAACTGTCGATTTCTGGACAGTAGCAAAAATGGTGTCAGACTATCTCTAGTTATAAACAACACAGAGAAAATAGTTTCAGTTGTTACAAACTATAAAGACATAGGAACAAGATTAAGTTATTTAGGATTTGGGGGTTATGCCAAAATGGAAGACAGACATCAGATCATTCGATATGGCCTGGGGACTCAACTGGTTCCGAAACAAAACACAGTGGACAATCAGCTGTTTGATTTTGGATTCACAGTCAATGTGATAGCGGGGGTGATACTTTGTGTTGCTATTGTTTTTTTGACCCTGCAGAGAAAGTTCTATGTGTGCTTCAGTAGACTGATGCGCTATGCTCTGTTCTCAGTGCTCATACTGTGGATAGCTGCGCTGTTGTTCGTGTCAAACACCTGCGATCAACTCCTATGTGGGGTCAAATGGAAAGGTGTCAGCACTGACCCAGAGGTCAGCAAACAAACCAGACTTTATGATCAACATCGCTTTGCCCTGCCAACCGTTGTCATAATGACCCTGCCTGGCTCAGGATCTGAAATACTTAAGAACCTTTTTGACAACAGCTCCGACTTTGTTTACATTCGGGTCCCAACGGAGCATGTAGACATTCCAGAGACCGAGTTCGAATTTGACTCGCTGGTTGATGCCTGTGAGTGGTCCAGAACGGACGCCCTGCGCGGACGCTTTAAAATCATCCA is drawn from Oncorhynchus tshawytscha isolate Ot180627B linkage group LG29, Otsh_v2.0, whole genome shotgun sequence and contains these coding sequences:
- the LOC112245315 gene encoding dermatan-sulfate epimerase-like protein gives rise to the protein MSWTMAKKWIGCYIFLLALLAVGMAFSGVFNASEKYIFTDDLVPLKLTQGKASEHRKLQSTDSHPNLYFNQVDVQLMRQRSSSTHSHIFKVIRAAVLTMLSNVPLYMPPAKHEEFTSKWNEIYGNNLPPLALYCLLCPEDSGALQFLMKFMDRMANYPDWKVTSAPNDEVPLAHSLTGFATAYDFIYSFLDEHRRDVYLKRIRSETEELYETSKYRGWGKQYLQNHQTTNILAILTGAIVVGAHDDPETMVWKQVSVNYMEKTMFLLNHVVDGSLDEGVAYGSYTAKSITQYVFLAQRHFNIDNTQNNWLREHFWFYYATLLPGFQRTVGIADSNYNWFYGPESQLVFLDTFVIRNGTGNWLAQQIRKHRPKDGPMGQSSAQRWTTLHTEYIWYNAHITAQPPHGFGKARMHIFSNWGVVTYGAGLPNGQGNTFVSFKSGKLGGRAVYDIVHAKPYSWLDGWNSFNPGHEHPDQNSFTFAPNGQVFVSEALYGPKYSYLNNVLVFGPSPSSQCNAPWEGQLGECAKWLRWTDEGVGDAAGELIAASSHRDTMFVSGEAAPAYSPAMRLRSVYRALVLLNSQTLLVLDHVEKLDDSPITSQSAFFHNLDIDFKYVPYKFMDKYNGALMDVWDAHYKMFWFDSQGLSPDTRIQEAEQAAEFKKRWTQYVNVTFPMRGTVSRVAYVMHGPYVKVSNCRFLDSSKNGVRLSLVINNTEKIVSVVTNYKDIGTRLSYLGFGGYAKMEDRHQIIRYGLGTQLVPKQNTVDNQLFDFGFTVNVIAGVILCVAIVFLTLQRKFYVCFSRLMRYALFSVLILWIAALLFVSNTCDQLLCGVKWKGVSTDPEVSKQTRLYDQHRFALPTVVIMTLPGSGSEILKNLFDNSSDFVYIRVPTEHVDIPETEFEFDSLVDACEWSRTDALRGRFKIIQGWLHSLVHNTKLHLQNIQLVESSRAKLPQRAPGPGSDRRKRTRRKEPAAELRGKMRGGLDRDAEYVREMRRHVSDYPNARVVLNMRSGSWGLKLPFLQEVVGPSLRTINVVRDPRAWIYLMLYNSKPSFYSLKNIPQHLSLIFKEDGNSSSTRDRCPVSAPEFRMIRRLLSHSEASAVLLLAHLWLAHTAAVLRVSGSLQAEAYLQVRFEDIVTFPQETAERIHRFLGVPVTPAALNQLMFTTSTNLYNLMYEGDISPANINIWRQNMPRKDIRLIEDTCGVVMKRLGYSRFIS